Proteins encoded in a region of the Xiphophorus couchianus chromosome 11, X_couchianus-1.0, whole genome shotgun sequence genome:
- the fnip1 gene encoding folliculin-interacting protein 1 isoform X3, with protein MPPTLFQKLFNKRNALSSPPPRCSKEDPAFSWPLPQLEPSQIRLIVYQDCERRGRNVLFDSNAKKKGTEETPITSTDAPVKVFGKCCQLRPTRGSSSSLDSSSSCTSERESKEHGPRFQGSRCSSDVVMLGEMMFGSVAMSYKGSTLKIHQIRSPPQLMLSKVFTARTGGSVYGSLNTLQDSLEFIGPESNTLRPDQHMGPNSLLGSIGHSHPMDMPGRGPHDERDSGIARSASLSSLLITPFPSPGSSLTSSCASSYQRRWLRSQTTSLENGVFPRWSVEESFNMSDESGSQSLGVMRKKKIAIGVIFTLSPSPEESSRFQDFFFSHFPLFESHMNKLKSAIEQAMKISRRSADASQRALAYSRMVDGLNEFRMTICDLYTMPRVAEPVWLTMMSGASEKNQLCSHFMRELALLMEQASKNQFLPALLTAILTNHLAWVPTVMPNGQPPIKIFLEKHSSQSVDMLAKTHPYNPLWAQLGDLYGAIGSPVRLSRTVVVGRRQDLVQRLLYVLTYFIRCSELLETHMLDSAEDEAIVMPGSLITTSLRKGEVEESEYVLVTVHKPSGDYLSQGAHSQQTEAEDSSYRSDNSLQSSTYTDMEVEHSDPPKEEDEEEEDEEDSNVSQESRSSVLQSRTIEDTISQIRAAEVAETGELQRELCDVPVETVLRLGAASPRKQASALEARTKGDLKLPDSASPTELASSLSLSSVTADCRNAEAETEGLQASKMQVLWPSGVTYEKKPPDKTSAVPVPVLPGSTVTLPMVLAEEEGPANKVTFLIGDSMSPESDTESQRRKMKAGIKKHKQYLHSKTISTDAAEDQTNQTKATPALPRVSSTIQQWSSKCSDYCSEYFGSENEETRTLRNQEATMDIMHRHLLNPSGIPQLQEHSFQNALSSGSLDTTLGSSRKRDTSSSASAQRCRCSSTDSSDACCCRCCPAEHDKDPRPCAALHQEGNDGNRDQKYQAASVNDWEIPRNESSDSALGDSESEETEDWQEEVLVPFPGAKLVENYSKPTIANFGRSLFGGYCPTYVPDFVLHGVPSDEKLRQSLMSELNHAVQHPVLDEPIAEAVCIIADTDKWTVQVSSSQRRVTDVTKLGKEVLVSSLVSNILQSTYQLYKLNLSPNFCIMHLEDRLQEIYFKSKMLAEYLKGQTRVHVKELGMVLGIESSDLPLLAAVASTHSPYVAQILL; from the exons CTGGCCTCTTCCCCAGCTGGAGCCCAGTCAGATCAGACTCATCGTGTACCAGGACTGTGAGAGGCGCGGCAGAAATGTCCTCTTTGACTCCAATGCCAAGAAAAAGGGCACAGAGGAAACCCCAATCACC AGCACCGACGCCCCGGTGAAGGTGTTTGGGAAATGCTGCCAGCTGCGTCCAACAcgaggcagcagcagctccctGGACAGCTCCTCTTCATGCACGTCTGAAAGGGAATCCAAGGAGCACGGCCCTCGCTTCCAG GGTTCGAGGTGTTCATCTGATGTCGTAATGTTGGGAGAGATGATGTTTGGCTCTGTAGCCATGAGCTACAAAGGATCAACTCTCAAAATCCATCAGATCAG ATCACCACCTCAGCTGATGCTGAGTAAGGTCTTCACCGCCCGGACTGGAGGCAGCGTGTACGGCAGTCTCAACAC ATTGCAGGACAGCCTGGAGTTCATCGGACCAGAAAGCAACACCTTGAGGCCAGATCAACACATGGGGCCCAACAGTCTTTTAGGGAGCATAG GCCACAGTCACCCGATGGACATGCCGGGCCGAGGTCCACATGACGAGCGGGACAGCGGTATCGCCAGATCAG CGTCTCTCAGCAGCCTGTTGATCACTCCCTTCCCGTCCCCCGGCTCCTCGTTGACCAGCAGCTGCGCCTCCAGCTACCAGCGCAGATGGCTGCGCAGTCAGACCACCAGCCTGGAGAACGGCGTTTTCCCTCGATG GTCAGTGGAGGAGAGCTTCAACATGTCGGATGAAAGCGGCAGTCAAAGCCTCGGGGtgatgaggaagaagaagatCGCCATCGGAGTCATCTTCACGCTGTCGCCAAGCCCTGAAGAGAGCAGCCGCTTCCAGGATTTCTTCTTCTCCCACTTCCCGCTCTTTGAAAGCCACATGAACAAATTAAAGAGTGCCATTGAGCAG GCCATGAAGATAAGTCGGCGGTCAGCAGATGCCAGTCAGAGAGCTCTGGCTTACAGCCGAATGGTCGATGGGCTCAACGAGTTCAG GATGACCATCTGTGACCTCTACACGATGCCCCGCGTGGCCGAGCCCGTCTGGCTCACCATGATGTCCGGCGCGTCGGAGAAGAACCAGCTCTGCAGCCACTTCATGAGGGAGCTGGCCTTACTGATGGAGCAGGCCTCCAAAAACCA GTTCCTTCCTGCGTTACTAACAGCCATCCTGACCAATCATCTGGCCTGGGTGCCCACCGTTATGCCCAATGGGCAGCCGCCAATTAAGATCTTCCTGGAGAAGCACTCCTCACAGAGCGTAGACATGCTGGCAAAGACGCATCCCTACAACCCCCTCTGGGCACAGCTTG GTGACCTATACGGGGCCATCGGGTCTCCGGTGCGGCTGTCGAGGACAGTGGTAGTCGGGCGCAGACAGGATCTGGTCCAGAGGCTCCTCTACGTTCTCACATACTTCATCCGCTGCTCGGAGCTGCTGGAGACCCACATGCTGGACAGCGCTGAGGACGAGGCCATCGTCATGCCCGGCTCGCTTATCACCACTTCCCTTAGAAAAGGGGAAGTGGAGGAGTCGGAATACGTTCTGGTTACCGTCCACAAGCCCAGCGGGGACTACCTGTCCCAAGGAGCCCACAGCCAGCAGACGGAGGCTGAGGACAGCAGCTACCGCTCAGACAACAGCCTGCAGAGCAGCACGTACACAGACATGGAGGTGGAGCACAGCGACCCACCCAaagaggaagacgaggaggaagaggacgaggAGGACAGCAATGTGAGCCAAGAGTCCAGGAGTAGTGTGCTTCAGTCGAGAACCATCGAGGACACGATTTCCCAAATTAGAGCCGCGGAGGTCGCAGAGACCGGAGAGCTGCAGAGGGAATTGTGCGATGTCCCGGTGGAAACGGTGCTGCGACTCGGCGCCGCCTCCCCCAGGAAGCAGGCCTCTGCCCTGGAAGCTCGCACCAAGGGAGACCTTAAACTTCCTGATTCAGCCTCACCCACAGAACTTGCATCAAGTTTGTCTCTCTCTTCTGTCACTGCAGACTGTAGAAACGCTGAAGCTGAGACGGAAGGACTCCAGGCCAGCAAAATGCAGGTTCTCTGGCCTTCAGGGGTCACTTATGAGAAGAAGCCCCCTGATAAGACCTCTGCTGTTCCAGTACCTGTATTACCTGGAAGTACTGTGACATTACCAATGGTCCTGGCTGAGGAAGAGGGGCCAGCAAACAAAGTGACTTTCCTTATCGGAGACTCCATGTCTCCTGAGTCGGACACAGAGAGTCAGAGGCGGAAGATGAAGGCGGGAatcaaaaaacacaagcaaTACCTGCATTCGAAGACCATCAGCACCGATGCAGCTGAGGACCAAACCAATCAGACCAAGGCAACTCCAGCTCTGCCGCGGGTGTCCAGCACGATCCAACAGTGGAGCAGCAAATGCTCAGACTATTGCAGTGAGTATTTTGGTTCGGAGAACGAGGAGACAAGGACGTTGCGCAACCAGGAGGCAACCATGGACATTATGCACAGACATTTACTGAATCCGTCTGGGATTCCTCAACTTCAAGAACACAGTTTTCAAAATGCACTAAGTAGTGGGAGTTTGGACACAACTTTGGGCTCCAGCAGGAAGCGGGACACTTCTTCTTCTGCCTCTGCTCAGAGGTGCAGGTGTAGTTCCACAGACTCGTCCGAcgcctgctgctgcagatgctGTCCTGCAGAACACGACAAAGATCCACGGCCGTGTGCCGCTCTCCATCAGGAGGGAAACGACGGCAACAGGGACCAAAAGTACCAGGCGGCCTCCGTCAACGACTGGGAGATTCCGCGCAACGAGAGCTCAGACAGCGCGCTCGGAGACAGCGAGAGCGAAGAGACGGAGGACTGGCAGGAGGAAGTGCTGGTTCCCTTCCCAGG GGCAAAATTAGTGGAGAACTACTCCAAGCCGACCATTGCCAATTTCGGTCGGTCTCTGTTCGGAGGGTACTGCCCCACCTACGTTCCAGACTTTGTTCTGCATGGCGTCCCGAGCGACGAGAAGCTACGGCAAAGCCTCATGTCAGAGTTAAACCATGCTGTTCAG CATCCTGTATTGGATGAGCCTATTGCCGAGGCCGTCTGCATTATCGCAGACACAGACAAGTGGACGGTCCAGGTGTCCAGCAGCCAGAGGAGAGTCACCGACGTAACCAAGCTGGGAAAAGAAGTTCTGGTGTCCAGCCTGGTTTCCAACATCCTGCAGTCCACCTACCAGCTCTACAAGCTCAACCTTTCGCCTAACTTT TGTATAATGCACCTTGAAGATCGCCTGCAGGAGATTTATTTCAAGAGTAAAATGCTTGCGGAGTATTTGAAGGGCCAGACGAGAGTCCATGTGAAAGAGCTGGGCATGGTGTTGGG GATTGAGTCCAGCGACCTGCCCCTGCTGGCGGCGGTGGCCAGCACTCACTCCCCTTACGTCGCCCAGATCTTACTATGA
- the fnip1 gene encoding folliculin-interacting protein 1 isoform X1: MPPTLFQKLFNKRNALSSPPPRCSKEDPAFSWPLPQLEPSQIRLIVYQDCERRGRNVLFDSNAKKKGTEETPITSTDAPVKVFGKCCQLRPTRGSSSSLDSSSSCTSERESKEHGPRFQGSRCSSDVVMLGEMMFGSVAMSYKGSTLKIHQIRSPPQLMLSKVFTARTGGSVYGSLNTLQDSLEFIGPESNTLRPDQHMGPNSLLGSIGFSQLCSPRRAFSEQGPLRLIKSASFFSGHSHPMDMPGRGPHDERDSGIARSASLSSLLITPFPSPGSSLTSSCASSYQRRWLRSQTTSLENGVFPRWSVEESFNMSDESGSQSLGVMRKKKIAIGVIFTLSPSPEESSRFQDFFFSHFPLFESHMNKLKSAIEQAMKISRRSADASQRALAYSRMVDGLNEFRMTICDLYTMPRVAEPVWLTMMSGASEKNQLCSHFMRELALLMEQASKNQFLPALLTAILTNHLAWVPTVMPNGQPPIKIFLEKHSSQSVDMLAKTHPYNPLWAQLGDLYGAIGSPVRLSRTVVVGRRQDLVQRLLYVLTYFIRCSELLETHMLDSAEDEAIVMPGSLITTSLRKGEVEESEYVLVTVHKPSGDYLSQGAHSQQTEAEDSSYRSDNSLQSSTYTDMEVEHSDPPKEEDEEEEDEEDSNVSQESRSSVLQSRTIEDTISQIRAAEVAETGELQRELCDVPVETVLRLGAASPRKQASALEARTKGDLKLPDSASPTELASSLSLSSVTADCRNAEAETEGLQASKMQVLWPSGVTYEKKPPDKTSAVPVPVLPGSTVTLPMVLAEEEGPANKVTFLIGDSMSPESDTESQRRKMKAGIKKHKQYLHSKTISTDAAEDQTNQTKATPALPRVSSTIQQWSSKCSDYCSEYFGSENEETRTLRNQEATMDIMHRHLLNPSGIPQLQEHSFQNALSSGSLDTTLGSSRKRDTSSSASAQRCRCSSTDSSDACCCRCCPAEHDKDPRPCAALHQEGNDGNRDQKYQAASVNDWEIPRNESSDSALGDSESEETEDWQEEVLVPFPGAKLVENYSKPTIANFGRSLFGGYCPTYVPDFVLHGVPSDEKLRQSLMSELNHAVQHPVLDEPIAEAVCIIADTDKWTVQVSSSQRRVTDVTKLGKEVLVSSLVSNILQSTYQLYKLNLSPNFCIMHLEDRLQEIYFKSKMLAEYLKGQTRVHVKELGMVLGIESSDLPLLAAVASTHSPYVAQILL, translated from the exons CTGGCCTCTTCCCCAGCTGGAGCCCAGTCAGATCAGACTCATCGTGTACCAGGACTGTGAGAGGCGCGGCAGAAATGTCCTCTTTGACTCCAATGCCAAGAAAAAGGGCACAGAGGAAACCCCAATCACC AGCACCGACGCCCCGGTGAAGGTGTTTGGGAAATGCTGCCAGCTGCGTCCAACAcgaggcagcagcagctccctGGACAGCTCCTCTTCATGCACGTCTGAAAGGGAATCCAAGGAGCACGGCCCTCGCTTCCAG GGTTCGAGGTGTTCATCTGATGTCGTAATGTTGGGAGAGATGATGTTTGGCTCTGTAGCCATGAGCTACAAAGGATCAACTCTCAAAATCCATCAGATCAG ATCACCACCTCAGCTGATGCTGAGTAAGGTCTTCACCGCCCGGACTGGAGGCAGCGTGTACGGCAGTCTCAACAC ATTGCAGGACAGCCTGGAGTTCATCGGACCAGAAAGCAACACCTTGAGGCCAGATCAACACATGGGGCCCAACAGTCTTTTAGGGAGCATAG GATTTTCTCAGCTCTGCAGCCCTCGACGGGCCTTCTCTGAACAGGGCCCGCTGCGCCTCATCAAGAGCGCCTCTTTCTTTTCAG GCCACAGTCACCCGATGGACATGCCGGGCCGAGGTCCACATGACGAGCGGGACAGCGGTATCGCCAGATCAG CGTCTCTCAGCAGCCTGTTGATCACTCCCTTCCCGTCCCCCGGCTCCTCGTTGACCAGCAGCTGCGCCTCCAGCTACCAGCGCAGATGGCTGCGCAGTCAGACCACCAGCCTGGAGAACGGCGTTTTCCCTCGATG GTCAGTGGAGGAGAGCTTCAACATGTCGGATGAAAGCGGCAGTCAAAGCCTCGGGGtgatgaggaagaagaagatCGCCATCGGAGTCATCTTCACGCTGTCGCCAAGCCCTGAAGAGAGCAGCCGCTTCCAGGATTTCTTCTTCTCCCACTTCCCGCTCTTTGAAAGCCACATGAACAAATTAAAGAGTGCCATTGAGCAG GCCATGAAGATAAGTCGGCGGTCAGCAGATGCCAGTCAGAGAGCTCTGGCTTACAGCCGAATGGTCGATGGGCTCAACGAGTTCAG GATGACCATCTGTGACCTCTACACGATGCCCCGCGTGGCCGAGCCCGTCTGGCTCACCATGATGTCCGGCGCGTCGGAGAAGAACCAGCTCTGCAGCCACTTCATGAGGGAGCTGGCCTTACTGATGGAGCAGGCCTCCAAAAACCA GTTCCTTCCTGCGTTACTAACAGCCATCCTGACCAATCATCTGGCCTGGGTGCCCACCGTTATGCCCAATGGGCAGCCGCCAATTAAGATCTTCCTGGAGAAGCACTCCTCACAGAGCGTAGACATGCTGGCAAAGACGCATCCCTACAACCCCCTCTGGGCACAGCTTG GTGACCTATACGGGGCCATCGGGTCTCCGGTGCGGCTGTCGAGGACAGTGGTAGTCGGGCGCAGACAGGATCTGGTCCAGAGGCTCCTCTACGTTCTCACATACTTCATCCGCTGCTCGGAGCTGCTGGAGACCCACATGCTGGACAGCGCTGAGGACGAGGCCATCGTCATGCCCGGCTCGCTTATCACCACTTCCCTTAGAAAAGGGGAAGTGGAGGAGTCGGAATACGTTCTGGTTACCGTCCACAAGCCCAGCGGGGACTACCTGTCCCAAGGAGCCCACAGCCAGCAGACGGAGGCTGAGGACAGCAGCTACCGCTCAGACAACAGCCTGCAGAGCAGCACGTACACAGACATGGAGGTGGAGCACAGCGACCCACCCAaagaggaagacgaggaggaagaggacgaggAGGACAGCAATGTGAGCCAAGAGTCCAGGAGTAGTGTGCTTCAGTCGAGAACCATCGAGGACACGATTTCCCAAATTAGAGCCGCGGAGGTCGCAGAGACCGGAGAGCTGCAGAGGGAATTGTGCGATGTCCCGGTGGAAACGGTGCTGCGACTCGGCGCCGCCTCCCCCAGGAAGCAGGCCTCTGCCCTGGAAGCTCGCACCAAGGGAGACCTTAAACTTCCTGATTCAGCCTCACCCACAGAACTTGCATCAAGTTTGTCTCTCTCTTCTGTCACTGCAGACTGTAGAAACGCTGAAGCTGAGACGGAAGGACTCCAGGCCAGCAAAATGCAGGTTCTCTGGCCTTCAGGGGTCACTTATGAGAAGAAGCCCCCTGATAAGACCTCTGCTGTTCCAGTACCTGTATTACCTGGAAGTACTGTGACATTACCAATGGTCCTGGCTGAGGAAGAGGGGCCAGCAAACAAAGTGACTTTCCTTATCGGAGACTCCATGTCTCCTGAGTCGGACACAGAGAGTCAGAGGCGGAAGATGAAGGCGGGAatcaaaaaacacaagcaaTACCTGCATTCGAAGACCATCAGCACCGATGCAGCTGAGGACCAAACCAATCAGACCAAGGCAACTCCAGCTCTGCCGCGGGTGTCCAGCACGATCCAACAGTGGAGCAGCAAATGCTCAGACTATTGCAGTGAGTATTTTGGTTCGGAGAACGAGGAGACAAGGACGTTGCGCAACCAGGAGGCAACCATGGACATTATGCACAGACATTTACTGAATCCGTCTGGGATTCCTCAACTTCAAGAACACAGTTTTCAAAATGCACTAAGTAGTGGGAGTTTGGACACAACTTTGGGCTCCAGCAGGAAGCGGGACACTTCTTCTTCTGCCTCTGCTCAGAGGTGCAGGTGTAGTTCCACAGACTCGTCCGAcgcctgctgctgcagatgctGTCCTGCAGAACACGACAAAGATCCACGGCCGTGTGCCGCTCTCCATCAGGAGGGAAACGACGGCAACAGGGACCAAAAGTACCAGGCGGCCTCCGTCAACGACTGGGAGATTCCGCGCAACGAGAGCTCAGACAGCGCGCTCGGAGACAGCGAGAGCGAAGAGACGGAGGACTGGCAGGAGGAAGTGCTGGTTCCCTTCCCAGG GGCAAAATTAGTGGAGAACTACTCCAAGCCGACCATTGCCAATTTCGGTCGGTCTCTGTTCGGAGGGTACTGCCCCACCTACGTTCCAGACTTTGTTCTGCATGGCGTCCCGAGCGACGAGAAGCTACGGCAAAGCCTCATGTCAGAGTTAAACCATGCTGTTCAG CATCCTGTATTGGATGAGCCTATTGCCGAGGCCGTCTGCATTATCGCAGACACAGACAAGTGGACGGTCCAGGTGTCCAGCAGCCAGAGGAGAGTCACCGACGTAACCAAGCTGGGAAAAGAAGTTCTGGTGTCCAGCCTGGTTTCCAACATCCTGCAGTCCACCTACCAGCTCTACAAGCTCAACCTTTCGCCTAACTTT TGTATAATGCACCTTGAAGATCGCCTGCAGGAGATTTATTTCAAGAGTAAAATGCTTGCGGAGTATTTGAAGGGCCAGACGAGAGTCCATGTGAAAGAGCTGGGCATGGTGTTGGG GATTGAGTCCAGCGACCTGCCCCTGCTGGCGGCGGTGGCCAGCACTCACTCCCCTTACGTCGCCCAGATCTTACTATGA
- the fnip1 gene encoding folliculin-interacting protein 1 isoform X2, with protein sequence MMLSWPLPQLEPSQIRLIVYQDCERRGRNVLFDSNAKKKGTEETPITSTDAPVKVFGKCCQLRPTRGSSSSLDSSSSCTSERESKEHGPRFQGSRCSSDVVMLGEMMFGSVAMSYKGSTLKIHQIRSPPQLMLSKVFTARTGGSVYGSLNTLQDSLEFIGPESNTLRPDQHMGPNSLLGSIGFSQLCSPRRAFSEQGPLRLIKSASFFSGHSHPMDMPGRGPHDERDSGIARSASLSSLLITPFPSPGSSLTSSCASSYQRRWLRSQTTSLENGVFPRWSVEESFNMSDESGSQSLGVMRKKKIAIGVIFTLSPSPEESSRFQDFFFSHFPLFESHMNKLKSAIEQAMKISRRSADASQRALAYSRMVDGLNEFRMTICDLYTMPRVAEPVWLTMMSGASEKNQLCSHFMRELALLMEQASKNQFLPALLTAILTNHLAWVPTVMPNGQPPIKIFLEKHSSQSVDMLAKTHPYNPLWAQLGDLYGAIGSPVRLSRTVVVGRRQDLVQRLLYVLTYFIRCSELLETHMLDSAEDEAIVMPGSLITTSLRKGEVEESEYVLVTVHKPSGDYLSQGAHSQQTEAEDSSYRSDNSLQSSTYTDMEVEHSDPPKEEDEEEEDEEDSNVSQESRSSVLQSRTIEDTISQIRAAEVAETGELQRELCDVPVETVLRLGAASPRKQASALEARTKGDLKLPDSASPTELASSLSLSSVTADCRNAEAETEGLQASKMQVLWPSGVTYEKKPPDKTSAVPVPVLPGSTVTLPMVLAEEEGPANKVTFLIGDSMSPESDTESQRRKMKAGIKKHKQYLHSKTISTDAAEDQTNQTKATPALPRVSSTIQQWSSKCSDYCSEYFGSENEETRTLRNQEATMDIMHRHLLNPSGIPQLQEHSFQNALSSGSLDTTLGSSRKRDTSSSASAQRCRCSSTDSSDACCCRCCPAEHDKDPRPCAALHQEGNDGNRDQKYQAASVNDWEIPRNESSDSALGDSESEETEDWQEEVLVPFPGAKLVENYSKPTIANFGRSLFGGYCPTYVPDFVLHGVPSDEKLRQSLMSELNHAVQHPVLDEPIAEAVCIIADTDKWTVQVSSSQRRVTDVTKLGKEVLVSSLVSNILQSTYQLYKLNLSPNFCIMHLEDRLQEIYFKSKMLAEYLKGQTRVHVKELGMVLGIESSDLPLLAAVASTHSPYVAQILL encoded by the exons ATGATGCTCAG CTGGCCTCTTCCCCAGCTGGAGCCCAGTCAGATCAGACTCATCGTGTACCAGGACTGTGAGAGGCGCGGCAGAAATGTCCTCTTTGACTCCAATGCCAAGAAAAAGGGCACAGAGGAAACCCCAATCACC AGCACCGACGCCCCGGTGAAGGTGTTTGGGAAATGCTGCCAGCTGCGTCCAACAcgaggcagcagcagctccctGGACAGCTCCTCTTCATGCACGTCTGAAAGGGAATCCAAGGAGCACGGCCCTCGCTTCCAG GGTTCGAGGTGTTCATCTGATGTCGTAATGTTGGGAGAGATGATGTTTGGCTCTGTAGCCATGAGCTACAAAGGATCAACTCTCAAAATCCATCAGATCAG ATCACCACCTCAGCTGATGCTGAGTAAGGTCTTCACCGCCCGGACTGGAGGCAGCGTGTACGGCAGTCTCAACAC ATTGCAGGACAGCCTGGAGTTCATCGGACCAGAAAGCAACACCTTGAGGCCAGATCAACACATGGGGCCCAACAGTCTTTTAGGGAGCATAG GATTTTCTCAGCTCTGCAGCCCTCGACGGGCCTTCTCTGAACAGGGCCCGCTGCGCCTCATCAAGAGCGCCTCTTTCTTTTCAG GCCACAGTCACCCGATGGACATGCCGGGCCGAGGTCCACATGACGAGCGGGACAGCGGTATCGCCAGATCAG CGTCTCTCAGCAGCCTGTTGATCACTCCCTTCCCGTCCCCCGGCTCCTCGTTGACCAGCAGCTGCGCCTCCAGCTACCAGCGCAGATGGCTGCGCAGTCAGACCACCAGCCTGGAGAACGGCGTTTTCCCTCGATG GTCAGTGGAGGAGAGCTTCAACATGTCGGATGAAAGCGGCAGTCAAAGCCTCGGGGtgatgaggaagaagaagatCGCCATCGGAGTCATCTTCACGCTGTCGCCAAGCCCTGAAGAGAGCAGCCGCTTCCAGGATTTCTTCTTCTCCCACTTCCCGCTCTTTGAAAGCCACATGAACAAATTAAAGAGTGCCATTGAGCAG GCCATGAAGATAAGTCGGCGGTCAGCAGATGCCAGTCAGAGAGCTCTGGCTTACAGCCGAATGGTCGATGGGCTCAACGAGTTCAG GATGACCATCTGTGACCTCTACACGATGCCCCGCGTGGCCGAGCCCGTCTGGCTCACCATGATGTCCGGCGCGTCGGAGAAGAACCAGCTCTGCAGCCACTTCATGAGGGAGCTGGCCTTACTGATGGAGCAGGCCTCCAAAAACCA GTTCCTTCCTGCGTTACTAACAGCCATCCTGACCAATCATCTGGCCTGGGTGCCCACCGTTATGCCCAATGGGCAGCCGCCAATTAAGATCTTCCTGGAGAAGCACTCCTCACAGAGCGTAGACATGCTGGCAAAGACGCATCCCTACAACCCCCTCTGGGCACAGCTTG GTGACCTATACGGGGCCATCGGGTCTCCGGTGCGGCTGTCGAGGACAGTGGTAGTCGGGCGCAGACAGGATCTGGTCCAGAGGCTCCTCTACGTTCTCACATACTTCATCCGCTGCTCGGAGCTGCTGGAGACCCACATGCTGGACAGCGCTGAGGACGAGGCCATCGTCATGCCCGGCTCGCTTATCACCACTTCCCTTAGAAAAGGGGAAGTGGAGGAGTCGGAATACGTTCTGGTTACCGTCCACAAGCCCAGCGGGGACTACCTGTCCCAAGGAGCCCACAGCCAGCAGACGGAGGCTGAGGACAGCAGCTACCGCTCAGACAACAGCCTGCAGAGCAGCACGTACACAGACATGGAGGTGGAGCACAGCGACCCACCCAaagaggaagacgaggaggaagaggacgaggAGGACAGCAATGTGAGCCAAGAGTCCAGGAGTAGTGTGCTTCAGTCGAGAACCATCGAGGACACGATTTCCCAAATTAGAGCCGCGGAGGTCGCAGAGACCGGAGAGCTGCAGAGGGAATTGTGCGATGTCCCGGTGGAAACGGTGCTGCGACTCGGCGCCGCCTCCCCCAGGAAGCAGGCCTCTGCCCTGGAAGCTCGCACCAAGGGAGACCTTAAACTTCCTGATTCAGCCTCACCCACAGAACTTGCATCAAGTTTGTCTCTCTCTTCTGTCACTGCAGACTGTAGAAACGCTGAAGCTGAGACGGAAGGACTCCAGGCCAGCAAAATGCAGGTTCTCTGGCCTTCAGGGGTCACTTATGAGAAGAAGCCCCCTGATAAGACCTCTGCTGTTCCAGTACCTGTATTACCTGGAAGTACTGTGACATTACCAATGGTCCTGGCTGAGGAAGAGGGGCCAGCAAACAAAGTGACTTTCCTTATCGGAGACTCCATGTCTCCTGAGTCGGACACAGAGAGTCAGAGGCGGAAGATGAAGGCGGGAatcaaaaaacacaagcaaTACCTGCATTCGAAGACCATCAGCACCGATGCAGCTGAGGACCAAACCAATCAGACCAAGGCAACTCCAGCTCTGCCGCGGGTGTCCAGCACGATCCAACAGTGGAGCAGCAAATGCTCAGACTATTGCAGTGAGTATTTTGGTTCGGAGAACGAGGAGACAAGGACGTTGCGCAACCAGGAGGCAACCATGGACATTATGCACAGACATTTACTGAATCCGTCTGGGATTCCTCAACTTCAAGAACACAGTTTTCAAAATGCACTAAGTAGTGGGAGTTTGGACACAACTTTGGGCTCCAGCAGGAAGCGGGACACTTCTTCTTCTGCCTCTGCTCAGAGGTGCAGGTGTAGTTCCACAGACTCGTCCGAcgcctgctgctgcagatgctGTCCTGCAGAACACGACAAAGATCCACGGCCGTGTGCCGCTCTCCATCAGGAGGGAAACGACGGCAACAGGGACCAAAAGTACCAGGCGGCCTCCGTCAACGACTGGGAGATTCCGCGCAACGAGAGCTCAGACAGCGCGCTCGGAGACAGCGAGAGCGAAGAGACGGAGGACTGGCAGGAGGAAGTGCTGGTTCCCTTCCCAGG GGCAAAATTAGTGGAGAACTACTCCAAGCCGACCATTGCCAATTTCGGTCGGTCTCTGTTCGGAGGGTACTGCCCCACCTACGTTCCAGACTTTGTTCTGCATGGCGTCCCGAGCGACGAGAAGCTACGGCAAAGCCTCATGTCAGAGTTAAACCATGCTGTTCAG CATCCTGTATTGGATGAGCCTATTGCCGAGGCCGTCTGCATTATCGCAGACACAGACAAGTGGACGGTCCAGGTGTCCAGCAGCCAGAGGAGAGTCACCGACGTAACCAAGCTGGGAAAAGAAGTTCTGGTGTCCAGCCTGGTTTCCAACATCCTGCAGTCCACCTACCAGCTCTACAAGCTCAACCTTTCGCCTAACTTT TGTATAATGCACCTTGAAGATCGCCTGCAGGAGATTTATTTCAAGAGTAAAATGCTTGCGGAGTATTTGAAGGGCCAGACGAGAGTCCATGTGAAAGAGCTGGGCATGGTGTTGGG GATTGAGTCCAGCGACCTGCCCCTGCTGGCGGCGGTGGCCAGCACTCACTCCCCTTACGTCGCCCAGATCTTACTATGA